Sequence from the Pseudomonas frederiksbergensis genome:
CACGATTTCCGGCATCGAAAACAACACGATTGCGGAAGTCGGTATCCGCAAGGTCGAAGCGATCCTCAACGGTTTTGGCTACGAGTTGACAGCTGTCGCTCGCCCTGCGAAACGTCCCACGCTCGACTCACTGAAAAAGGATGCTTTCCATGGCTGACGAGCAAGGCCTGGACAGGTTGCAAGTCACCATCAGTAAAACAGCGGTTGGCGTTCTTGGGCGGGGCCAGCAGCGCAGTGAATCTGTGTTTGCCTATTCCACGGGGGCGCAAGAGGAGCAGTCGGTTTCGCTGACCATGCCGGTGCGTCTTGAAGGCTACGCATGGGCACCCGGCGTACCACCC
This genomic interval carries:
- a CDS encoding helix-turn-helix domain-containing protein, with translation MENLGDLIRRLRKEHRLSQQALAAQYGMSRATISGIENNTIAEVGIRKVEAILNGFGYELTAVARPAKRPTLDSLKKDAFHG